Genomic DNA from Methanosarcina sp. MTP4:
AGTTCATCGGTGGTGCTCAGCTTCCCGTTGGCAACTGCACTTTCCAGGAGGTGCTGTCCTACAAGGGTGCGGACGATCAGGGTGGTGTAGCCGTTCGGGCTTCCCACTGCGCCTGCGGAGATGTCGGCTTTGAGGGTTGTAAATCCAATTTCATAATCTTGTTTTTATTTGGTGGATGTTACGGAAATAGTGGCCACATATATATAATTTCTGTCCAATATATCAAGCGGTTTATCAGATAAAGTATTACTACTGGAAATAATGCTTATAAATCGAACACCATTCTTGATAGTTTGATGATATGGTCAGAAAACTTATAATGAGATGGTTAATAGTAATTTATGAAGTTTATTTAATTTATCTATTATTCTTGACTTAGGACTCAATTTTTCAGCACAATTTCAATATAAATATATGAGGAATATACTTTGAATAAAGCAATTAAAGCTGTTTTTTTCTGTCTGCTGGCAGCATCGTTAGTTTTTTTCAGCGGGTGTACTGATAATCAAGAAAATCTGGCTCAAGGAAAAGATCCAGGGGACGTGACAAATGAAACACCAAACAAAAGTATTTTCGGTATAGAAAATGCGGGCACTATAAACTCTCTTAGTCCTGGGAACATTACAAGTGAAACACCAATCAAAAATATTTCCGGTACAGAGAATGCAGGCAATATAAACTCTCTTAGGCTTGAAAAGCAAAGCTCTTTTTCCAAATATTATAGCAAAGAAAATCTGCAGTTTGAGCCCGATATTTCTCCTTATTCCTTGCCTCTTGAAGTTTCCGAAATTTCAAATTATTATGATTTTACTCAGAAAATTCCCCTGGCAAATGATAGCAGGGATTTGCTATACAAAAATGGATTTGTTGTAATTGAAAATTCGGCTATCGAAAACTTACCTGGAGCAGGGAATACGCGGGTAAATGATGCTTACAGAGACCTGAAAGTGGCTGATGTTCCTATTTTCATCACGTCGGATTCTCTTCTTCACCTTTATCACATCCAGTTTGATGAGACGCTAAAAAGAGCAGAATCTGAGGAATTTTATGACGAGCTCTGGAAACTTGACAAAGCTCTCCTTGAAGCCTCCATAGAGGATTATGACAGTGCATCGGGGCGAGAAAAGGAAGCTGCAAGAAGAAATGTCGCATACTTTGCTGTGGCTTTGAGACTTCTTGAACCGGAATCTTATCAGATAGGGAAATCACGGGAATTGTCGGGGGAAATTGCACTTTTCAATTCTCAGGATGCAAAAAAATATAGCGTCGAAGTCCCCTCATTTGTAAAATCCGATGTAGAGGCTGAACTGCGCTTAATAGAAGCCCGGGAAGGAGGAGTATCTCCAATTTTCAAGTACGTGGAAGATTACTCTCAGTATACTCCAAGAGGACATTACACTCGCTCTGAGAAACTGAAGAACTATTTTAAGGCCATGATGTGGCACGGCAGAATAAGTATGCTGCTCCAGCCGGACATGATTTCTGCAGAAGACCCGGAAAAGGAGGCAAAAATTCAGACTATTCAGGCCCTTTTAATTTCTGACCATTTTGTCAGGGACAAGGACCTCCGGGACAGATGGGATAAAATTTACGAGGTGACGGCTTTCTATGTTGGTTTTTCCGATGATCTCGGGCCTTATGAATATGCAAAAGCTCTGGATACCGTATTTGGGGGTAATAGATATGGAGTGGGTTTCGACAATGAAAGCCTGGCAGAACTGAAATCCGAGCTGGAAAGATACGAAAACCCGAAAATCTACGGCGGGACAGGGAAACTAATTCCGACTGGTTCCGAAACTGAATACGAAACTCTTGATACTACAAAAGGTTTCAGGTTAATGGGTCAGCGCTATACCCCTGATTCCCATATACTCCAGACGCTCAGTCCTCCTGCCCTGAATATCATGAATCTTCTCGGCTCTGAAAGAGCGAAAGAACACCTGAAAAACCTGAATATTTCTGAAAACGAAGGATACAAAAACCGCCACCAATCTCTGGAAAACGAATTCGGAGCTTTTGATGAAGAAGACTGGAATAAAAACCTTTACTGGGCTCAACTGTACGCTCTAAAGCCTCTCCTTGTAAGTTATCCGGAGGGTTACCCCACCTTCATGCGGACTGGAGCCTGGGAAGATAAGGAGCTTAACACAGCCCTTGCTTCCTGGACCGAACTCAGGCATGATACTATCCTCTATGCAAAACAGGCTTACTTTACAGGTGCTTTCTATAATCTGGAAGAAAAACCTGTAGAGGGATATGTGGAGCCAGTTCCTGAATTTTATGCCAGAATGCTTGCTCTTACAAAAATGGCACACAGCGGGCTGGCAGAAATGGAAGTGCTTGATGAGCAGTCGGATAAAGATTTCATAATTCTGGAAAACACGCTTGAAAAACTACTTGAAATCTCGATTAAAGAACTTGAAAACAAAGAGCTGACGGATGAAGAATACGAGTTCATCAGGAATTTCGCCCAGAACATATCTCCAATGCTTGAGAATGTGGATATAAAGTCCCAGATGTCCACTATGGTTGCGGATGTTTATACAGGTCCCGGAGGAAGTGTCCTGGAAGAAGGAACAGGAAAACTGGATCTGATGGTAGTAGCGTACAAACAGCTTGACGGCAGGATCGTGCTCGGAGCAGGCCCCGTAATGAGTTATTATGAGTTCTGGCAGCCCTCAGGGGAAAGATTGACTGATGAAGAATGGCGAGAAATGCTAAATAATAACCCTCCTGAAAGACCGGAATGGATAAGTTCTTTTAGGGGGTAAAATATGCTATTCTGGACAGCCTATCTTTTTCATCCATTTTTAGTATCTTCTCCATCAGACAACGCAACAGCGGTTCTTTATGATCTTGAAGAAAATTATACATAAAAATAGAAAAAGAAAGTAAAAAGATGGAGCTTGCTCCATCTAAATCCATTTTTGAAGTAATCTTATTTCTGTTTCCGCTCGAGCTTCTTTGCGCCAAGCTTCTCGATTATACCGAGGTTGAGCTCATCGGTGGTGCTGAGCTTTCCGTTGGCAACCGCGCTTTCCAGGAGGTGCTGGCCTACCAGGGTGCGGACGATCAAGGTGGTGTAGCCGTTCGGGCTTCCCACTGCGCCTGCAGAGATGTCGGCTTTGAGGGCGGGAAATCCAGTTTTATTATCTTGTTTTTATTTGGAAATTCTGGTGGCAACCGTTGTCATGTATATAATATTTCTGTCCAAAGTATCAAACTGTTTGTCTTATAAAGTAATACTAATGGAAGAAATAATCATAAATATAACATCTTTCTTGATAGTTTGATAGTTTGGCCAGAAAACTTATAAAGTGCTGGTTAAAAGTAGTTTATGGAGTTCAAACGAACTTTCCAGAGCCAATTTGAACTCCACATTGCCCGGAGGCAAAGAAATGTTAGCTTTGAGGGTACTTAAGGCTTACCTGATTTGTCTCTGGAGTAAAGAAAAGAGGCAATGAAGAAATGATTGCAAACAGAAAATTTGGAATCGGTGTGTTGCTAGCGGCACTGCTGGTGAGCGCGGTGTTTGTGCCGGCTGTAAGTGCAGCAGGTAATGTTGGAATGAATGAGGAAGGATCCATCGGAACTCCTTGGTTTGAAAAAGGTGATGAACTAAATCAGCTTAGCGGAGATGAACGTCGTTCCCTTGCCGAGCAAAATGAAACCGTAAAGAAAATGATCGAGGAAGATCTAAAAATTAAGTCTGTACAAATCGAAAATCTTGACGATTTGGAAAATCTTCCTACTAATTATCCTGAGAATATCAAAAAAGTAATAACTGAAAATTTCACCTCTAAATACATTAGTCAACAGTCTCCAACTATGCAAACAACAATGACAAACACAGTTAATGTTTGGATAGTCGCAGATGAAGAGTACAGGGATACATTCGGAAGTAATTGGCAAACACAAGCATACAACACCATCGAAAACGCCGACGATGCATTCTACAGTGATCATAGCATAAATTTTGTGGTGGGTAAATACTCAACATGGGATAGTACTGACAGTACGGATAATAGCAGTGTACTTCTAGCTGAGGCACAAAGCGAAACTGGATGGAACTCCAATCAGCAAGGTATGGATATGCTTGCCATTTTCACCGACCAAAGTATGGATCACAGAGGTCGGAGTGAATCAATGAATTACAATGGAGGGGATGCGTGGATAATGAAACATCAAATAACTTCTGGTTGGGATTGGCATCTTGCGCAACATGAAGCGTCACATAACTATAATTGTCCAGATCATGGATATGCTGGCCCAACCTGCATAATGACTTACACTTTTATGATGACAACAGACAATTGGTGTAGTGGCTGTGATCAAACCATAGAGGCCAATAGGAATCATTTCTAAGATTATTTGTGTGTAGGATCAAACCCTACACTTATTTTTCAATGTATTTGGAGAGAGTACTAAATGAAAACAAGAACAAAATTCTTAATCGCCATTTCCTTTATGATACTTGCAATAGGTCTGGTTTTCTTTTTAATGATTTATCAGCCGGGAGCAGGCATGTATGTTCGTGCGGTTAAGCTTTCTGATACACCGGAAAATTATGTGGAATTCAGTTTAGCAGATCTTGAAAAGTATCCTTATGTAAAAGAAGCAGTGATGAATCCGGGAACTGATATTAAGGTTCCTTCCGAGCATCATCAAAATATGTCGGAGTTTGGTAAAATAACGTCTTATAATAATACCAATTGTATAAAAGTGAATAATGAGTATTATAACATCCATTATGAATCTGCTGATTAATCAGCGCACGCTATTCAAAATACAGGATCAAAGGCGAAAATTCAGGTTTTTGAATAAGCTAAAAAAGAATGAAATAAAGATGAAGCCTGAGGCTTCACCTTTACAAGTTTCCTGTAAGTTAATTTATGTTCCGTAATTTTATTTCTGCTTCCGTTCGAGCTTCTTTGCGCCAGGCTTCTCGATGATCCCGAGATTGAGTTCATCGGTGGTGCTGAGCTTTCCGTTGGCAACCGCGCTTTCCAGGAGGTGCTGTCCTACAAGGGTGCGGACGATCAGGGTTGTGTAGCCGTTCGGGCTTCCAACTGCGCCTGCGGAGATGTCGGCTTTGAGGGCGGTAAAGTCGGTGCAGACGTGGCAGCCGGGGCGGACGGTGTCTTCAGTTCTTCAGCATGCGGACCCGGCAGTCAGTTATTGAAAGCCGCCAGTAGAAGAATAATTTTCAAATCTGGATACTCAGGGCTGATATGTCCGTTTTTCCTGATTCTTTCCTGATTTGATCGACAACTGCAAAATCAAATTTACCTTTTTGTGAACTCTGCCTTCCCTTTACAATACCAAAAAAGCCATTCTCCCCATTCAATAGCTTTCGGATCTAAACTGAATAATCCTGTAGTAATGTCGTATTCAACGCCGTCTTTTTTGTACAGGCTCAGGGAAAAGCTTTTATCTGTAACAATGATCCCAACTTTAATATCTTCACCAATGACCATTAATTTGAAGTTTTCATAATCTTTCAGTGCGTCTATTTTTTCCAGATAAGGTGATTGCTTCAATTTTCCCGCAATATGAGGAGGAACTATAAGCTCGACAGAGATTCCTTCTTTCACTCTTTCAGAGATAAAATCAGCATACCCTTCTGTTACCACGGACGATATGCCATGTATATGATCTGCCTCTTTAATCATTTTTAACTGATTGTTGTAGACCTCAAGGACTTTCATGCCTCTGTCTTTGAGGACTTCAGACTCGTAAAGACATCCGATTTCTTTTAAGATGAAAACGGGAATTCCTTCAAGGTAATGTCCCGACCAGAATTGTTTGAATTTATTAATTGTTCCTACTGTTGCAAAAGAGTCAGCTAATCTTGAAGCCACAATTTTTCCTGTTTGAGTCAGGTAATACTCGTGTTCTTTTGCTTCTATCAGATGATCTGCTTCGAGTTTTCTTAGTTTTGGAATTATTGCCTGGGATGTACTTCCGGTAATCTCCCGCAGCTGGGAAAGCTTTCTGCTGCTTTCGTTTAACGACAAAAGGATCTCGGTTATAAGTCTTGACCTGTATATTGCCTGGACATCATCTCCCATCTCCCTATATATTTCAAAGCTTTTCATTTCCTGTCGCCACATCTACAGATTTTTTTTACTTTCTTATTGAATTCTTCTAATAAATATTTTCTTTTGTCTTTTGTAGGGCATGTATGTTGCTATCACTTTTGCCAATTTTATGTTTTTGTTAAGAAAAGAATGTTAAAATCATTTGCTAAAAGTGAGGTCGAATTCCTGATGTCAATTAGGGCTCTGAACCTCCATTATTTCGATGAAAAAGCTGATCGATTGAGTGAATGTTAATCAGACTGATGAATATTCATCATCGTAATAAATGTATAGGAGAAGATTAATAGAGATTTTTGGATGTGAAGTTCAAACGAACTTTCCAGAGCCAATTTGAACTCCACATTGCCCGGAGGCAAAGAAATGTTATCTTTGAGAGTACTTAAGGTTTACCTGATTTGCCTCCTAGGAAAAAAGAACTAGGAGTTAAACAAATGACAAAGAACAAGATTAAAATAGGTGCGGTATTTGCAGCAATGATTCTTGTGAGTCTCGCTTTTGTACCGGCTGTAAGTGCACAGGCTGAAACTAGATGGTATGAACAATTACTGGAGTCAAACCAAATCACTGTTAATGATTTTGATACAGAGTTGACAGAATATGAAAAAGTAGGAGATCAAATTCATTTCAGTGGTACATTCAAATTTGATGTTGAAAAAGATATAAACAAACAAACTAAAAAACTGAAGTCCAGTGGAACAATTTCAGGGATTATATATCCAGACTCTTCAATTCACACCGAATGCACTGGAGATAACTTTAAACTTGTGACTGACACTTCTAAAATTGGTGAAGATGAGGAGAATTTTTTGTATCAAACCGAGCAGACACTGACGGTAAATGGAAAAAAAAGTTCTCAAACAGAAACATTCGAAGTGTCTAAAGAACAAGTCGATGCCTATAAGGCACAGTCAGTAAACTTCATAGAATCTACTGATTCAGTAATGTTTACGACAACGGCGACAAAAGTAAAGGTTGACTTACCATCTTTAGCTCCACCTTTATCTTGTTTAGTTTTTAACGATGTTCAGTATGCAGATATTTTGGCAACTGGAGCGGTATTAGCTGCGATACTGGCGTACTTCGGAGTGGCACAGGGTGCTGCTCTAGCTGCAGTTGCTGTTGCTGTTGGAGCTGCAATACCAGAGTATCTGGATATTGATGCCAGAGACATATATCTTGATTTCTTTACAAGTCCTTTTATCTCGTTATACATAGAAGTAGATTACTACTATTGTTATATGTAAATTATTGACATCATTTACTTTTTTATTTTTTAAATTGTTGAAATATCGCGAAACGAACTTAAATTTTCAAGGGATTACAATGAACAAAAAGTTAATTAATATATTATGGCGTGTGTTGTCATTAATCGCCATACTTATGGCACTATATAATATGTACCTCTCATGGTTTGAAGATAATTTCAGTTTATATTTTTTATTCCTTACGTTGATACTTATAATATTATCAATTATTGTTAAAAAATATTCCTAATAATGATATAATTATAAGAGATGGTCTCAAATGTCGAATAAGTCAGGGGGGTTTTGATTACTGAATTTAAGTTGATTTTTTCAATCTTAACACTTTGAGTTCTCCATTTATAATTCGAATATATTTTGATGTTGTTTTGACCTTATAGCCGATACACTTTACAGGTTGCTTGCCGATGACCTGAAGAGATTTGAGGATTTCACTCCAAAAACTATTTTTTCCGATTTCATTAACTGCAGATGTAATGGAGAGGTTGTTGGCGAGGAGATAATAATCAAAATGAAGAATAAGGCAACAACACCTGTTTTCAAATCGAATGAGATTTTTCAGAAATCGTATCCAATACCATGGTTAGGCAACAAGAGAATTCGATTTGATTGGATCTCTTGAGCATGCTTCAATTATGAGACATAAACACTTGACGAAAATCGGTGTTAAATAAACAATTTTTCGTAATCGATCGCCATACTTCTAAAACGTGAGTAGTTACGTAAAAAGATGGAGCTTGCTCCATCTAAATCCATTTTGAAGAATATTTATTTCTGTTTCCGCTCGAGCTTCTTTGCGCCAAGCTTCTCGATAATTACAAGGTTGAGTTCATCGGTGGTGCTGAGCTTTCCGCTGGCAACCGCGCTTTCCGGGAGGTGTTGTCCTACCAGGGTGCGGACGATCAGGGTGGTGTAGCCGTTCGGGCTTCCCACTGCGCCTGTGGAGATGTCGGCTTTGAGGGCGGTAAATCTAATTTTATGATCTTGTTTTTATTTGGGAAGTCTGCCGGCAGTAGTTGTTAGATATATAAACCTTCTGTCTAATGTATCAAACTGTTTGTCATCTAAAGTAATACTAATTGAAAGAAGGATCATAAATAAAACAACCTTATTGATAGTTTGATGATTTGGCCAGAAAACTTATCAAGAGTTGGTTAAAAGTAGTTAACGGAGTTCAAAAGGACTTTTCAGAGTAGACTTGAACTCCACATTGCCCTAAGGCAAGCTTATAGTCTGCTTTAGGGAATGTCGACTTACTGCTATCAGGTCAATTACAAATGGACGAATTGCATGAATACGAATGTTAGGAGATGGATGTTGCAACAATGGAGCACGCATCGCGTTTGCTATTGGAATTCGCTTACAGTGTAGACTGACAAAATTTGTGGCATTCGTCCATTTTGAATATATTTAAGGGGAAAACGATATGACCAGCATTTTTATTTTTTGGGATATGAAATCATGAAAACCGAGAATTCGTTGTTTACAGGAATACTTATTGGGCTTGTATTATTCGAATTTTTTGATGTTTTAGCTTTTGATCCAATCTATGGTGGGATTATAGGTGCGATTATTGTTGGTATATTTAGTGGCAAAATTATAGGCAAAGGCTCGGTAAAATATGCTTTTTTTTCAATATTTACTTACAACCTGATCGCCTGGGTTTTAACGTTTTTGTTTACCTCCGATGGAAAGCTTATATTTCTATCTGATGGCCCGGCTGTGTCTGTTTTTATCGGATCTTTGCTTGTACTGGTATTTTTCTATTCAATAATCGGCTCCTTCGGGGCATTTGTTACCTGCAACCTAAGCAGGAATGAACAGGGTTGAGGATTATGAATTTCTCGGAAATACGGATTATTTGGGAAGATGAAATATTGAGGGGGTCAAAAAGTCGGTACGTATGGCTTTTTGGTGGGATATTTACCTTTCTTTGTTTCTTGGCAATGCACTACAGTACTTACATATCCTTTTTATTTCCAAACTCCGGGCGTGTCCCGTATACTTTGGTTTCATATCTGGTGATATTGTTTATCGGGCCTTTTATGATTATGGCAACATCTTTCGATATCGTATGCAGTGAAATTGAAACCGGGTCGATAAGATACATTATTTCCAAAGTTCACAGATCATCGCTGATCATTGGAAAATTTTTATTTCTGTTTCTGGTATCTGTCTCCATTTCCTTTGGAATTGCACTTATGAGCCAGATCTACCAATATTCAGCAGGTGATGCCTTTCAGTTCGGAAAAATCTTTTTGCTCTGGATCTTCTCAAGCCTTTATCTGGGGTGCTTCATAAGTATTTTTATATTCATTTCAACGCTGTCTACAAACAACAAAATTTCATTTGCAATGTCTGCAGTCTTTCTTGGGATTTTAATATTTTTCTTTTTACAGGGGAGTGAGAGTTATCTAAAATATATTACCCCCTATTTTTACGGAATTATAAATTTGGAGTTCTTAAAAGACTTTCAGGTTGAAACTGGATATCTAAGGGTTTTTGAAAGCCTGCTTTCAATGTTCTTGTACATATCAGTCTTTCTATCTATAAGTTTGATAGCCATTAAAAGGAGGGATTTGTAATTACTATGGCTATTTCTGCCAAAAACCTGTACAAAAAATACGGCTCTCACTTTGTTCTGGAAAATCTTTCCCTGAATGTGGAAAAGGGGAGTATCTACGGCTTTTTAGGCCAGAATGGTGCAGGGAAAACAACTACAATAAAATTATTATCCGGGCTTTCAATACCTACGGAGGGGCGGATTTTTGTTGACGATATGGACCTGTCTTGCGAATCAGGAAAGATAAAACAGATTCTGGGCCTGGTTCCCCAGGATTCCGGGTTTTACGATGAACGTACCGCCTTAAGCCACATGGTTTATTATGGCAGATTAAAAGGCCTGAGTAAAAAAGAAAGCCTAGAGCAATCCTGGGTTTTATTAGACCGGGTCGGGCTTGGAAATGAAATGTCCAAAAAAGTGAGCTATTTTTCCCATGGTATGAAAACACGGCTAGGGATTGCTCAAGCTCTTTTGAATAATCCGAAAATACTGATTCTCGATGAACCCACAAATGGCCTTGACCCTGTTGGGATCCGTCAAATCCGTCAAATTCTTCGTGAGTGCAATAAAAAAGGAATCACGATATTTCTTTCATCCCATAACCTTCTGGAAATACAGGAGATTTGTACTCATGTAGGAATTTTGGATAAAGGCAAACTTATCGCAGAAAGCCCAATGGAAAAAATCCGTCACCTTGAGTCAAATGGGGTAATTACGGTTGGTGTCTACAATCTTTCTTCTGAGATGATTTCTTTAATTGAGAATCTGGAGTTTGTTGTAAAAACCGAATTGAAAGCTGAACATACTCTGGACATTTTTGTAAATTCCAGAGCAGATGTCAAACCGGAAATTAACAGGTTAATTGTTGAGACCGGAGGCCAGGTTTTCAAACTTATAGAAAATTCTTTCTCATTGGAAGACGCCTATTTTGAAGCTACCGGAATAAACCTTTAATTTTCAGGCAGGAAATCTACATTTTCACCTTCAAAGGAGGCCGGGTTCCAAAAAATTAGTTGGTTCTGGATTTTGGGCAGATTTGATGCCTGAAGATGCAGACCTTTCAGGGGTTAAAAACGATACGAATCAACAAACTGAAACAGGGCAGCAGACAAGCAAAGAGGAATCAAATAGCATTTCTGGTTCCAGTTCCATATACGAGCTGTTCGGATTATCCGGATTGTATCTCGTTTACAGGATCAGGCGTCGAGCTGTAGAAAAGCTCTAAATTATGTTTGATAAAAACAGAATTAAATTATATTTAAATGTCACTTGATAAATAATGAAACAAAGATGAAGCTTGAAGCTTCACCTTTACATGTTTCCTGTAAGTTAATTTCTGTCCTGCAATCTTATTTCTGTTTCCGCTCGAGCTTCTTTGCGCCAAGCTTCTCGATGATTCCGAGGTTGAGTTCATCGGTGGTGCTGAGCTTTCCGCTGGCAACAGCGCTTTCCAGGAGGTGCTGTCCTACAAGGGTGCGGACGATCAGGGTGGTGTAGCCGTTCGGGCTTCCCACTGCACCTGCGGAGATGTCGGCTTTGAGGGCTGTAAAGTCGGTGCAGACATGGCAGCCGGGGCGGACGGTGTCCTCGAGTTCGGCGAGGGGGATTACGTACTGGGTCCCGTCGTTGAGGGTGATTTCCAGCTTGCCTTTGACGTCTATGCGGCAGACTTTCATGGGCTCGAGGGCATACTCGCTTTTCAGCTTGCCTGCGACCAGCTTTTCGTAGTCGAAGCTTTCGGTACAGAAGAGGCCGATCACGAAACGGATGGAGTCTTTATACGGGCGGACAAGGTCGTGGTCGGTTTCGAGCATTTTCCTGACTGCCTGGACCACGCAGGGGACACCGACTACTGCGATGTTCCTGTACTTCTTGTTGACCACGGCTTCCTTGAGGGCGGAGACCAGGGGGACCCACCAGTTGTAGCGGCTTCCTGCCTCGTTTATCAGGGCTTCGCTTTTTGTGATCACCATGGAGCTCGGCTTGAGGGTCCAGGGGTCTTCGGTGACTGTTACCACGGCGTCCACAAGGCCGGTATCCAGGGCGTTTGTTAGGAGGGCTGTGACGGCTCCTCCGCTCTGCTTTCCCGGGATGTCGAACTCGGCTTTTGCGGCAGTGATCTTAAGATAGTCCCCGAAGATGGATTCGGGCTGTTCGCCTATCCTGGGGCAGACTTCGTAGCAGGCCCCGCAGGGTACGTCGTCAACTGCGGCTTTGCAGTAGCCGTTGCTTTTGGGCTTTGCGGAATCGGTTCCGGTTTCAAAATAAAGGGCGTCGGCAGGGCAGACCGCAATGCAGGCCCCGCAGCCTGAGCAGAGGTCCGCGTCCCATACTTCCTTTTCAAGGTCAATGTAACTCTTGCTAATTGGTTTTCCTTCTGCCATCTCGATCACTCCCAGACGTATTTCCCTGCAAAGGGCCGGCTGCTTGCCGGGGCAATTCTGGTGTAGTTTGTGTCCAGGAAGGGGGCCGGGTCAAGGCCGAACTGTTCGCAGAAGCTCTCGATAACCGGTTTTGTCCTTTCCAGGTCGGCTTCAGTGAACTCGAACTTTTTGGCTCCGACTCCGAGCAGGTAGTCGTCTACTTCCCCGCGGATGATTATCTCTCCGCCGTGGATCCCGCTTCCGATGCCCCTGTCGGTCATGGCTTTTTCCTGGCCGATTCCGAGCACGAGCACAAGCCCTCCTGCCATGTATTCTCCCAGGAAGGAGTGGGCTGTACCGCCCACCACGAGTATGGGCCTGGCTTCCACTTCGTACTGCTTCATGTGGATGCCGCCTCTGTACCCGATATTGTTCCTTACAAAGACCTTGCCTCCGCGCATCCCGTGGGCAACCGCGTCTCCTGCGCTCCCGTGGATCACGAGCATGCCCTTGTCCATGGTGTTCCCGGGGGCGTGTTCGGCGTTCCCGTTTACGATACAGGTGGGCCCGCTCATGAACATGCAGACGTCTCCTCCGGGGACTCCGTTGACTATGATCCGGGAATTTCCCCGGACCCCGTTTCCGATAAAGCGCTGGCCAAGCACGTTGTCAAGGACGATTTCCTCTGCCCCGTCAGCAACTGCAGCCCTGACCTTCTGGTTCAGGGGGGTGTAGTGCATGTCTTTGGCGTCAATCGTGACTGTCTTCATCTTCATGCCCCCGCGTTCTTTACGTCAAGGACTTCAAGTATTCCTTCATCAAGCATGTACCCGCGCAGGCGGTCCCTGTTTCCGCGCATGCTTTCGATACTGTTGATGCCTGCAGCACCCATCAGTTCGCTGAGTTCCAGAGTCCAGGCATGGATCAGGTTTGAAACCTGCCTTGCTCCCTGTTCGGGGTCGAGCCTGTCTACAAGGTCCTGGCGCTGGGTCGCGATACCCCACGGGCAAAGGCCTCTGTAACAGTTTCCGCAGACCCGGCAGCCCATGGAAATAAGGGCAGCGGTTCCGATGTAGACCGCGTCCGCGCCAAGAGCAATGGACTTTGCAAGGTCGGCACTGTTCCTTATCCCGCCGCTGGCAATGACGGATACTTCGTTTCTTGTGCCCTGTTCCCTGAGTTTCTGGTCAACGCTTGCAATGGCGCCTTCGATGGGGATTCCCACATGGTCCCTGAAGACCTTCGGGGCGGCTCCGGTCCCTCCGCGGGACCCGTCAATTACCACCGCGTCCGCAGAAGAGCGGGCAATGCCTGCTGCAATGGCAGCCACGTTGTGCACGGCTGCGATTTTCACGAAGACCGGTTTCTTCCACTCGGTCGCTTCCTTCAAACTCCTGACAAGCTGGACCAGGTCTTCAATGCTGTAAATGTCATGGTGCGGGGCAGGGCTGATGGCATCGCTTCCGAGGGGTATCATCCTTGTGCGGGATACCTCGGCAGAGACCTTTTCTCCGGGCAGGTGGCCGCCGATTCCGGGCTTTGCACCCT
This window encodes:
- a CDS encoding Coenzyme F420 hydrogenase/dehydrogenase, beta subunit C-terminal domain, yielding MRFTALKADISTGAVGSPNGYTTLIVRTLVGQHLPESAVASGKLSTTDELNLVIIEKLGAKKLERKQK
- a CDS encoding DUF3160 domain-containing protein, which encodes MQFEPDISPYSLPLEVSEISNYYDFTQKIPLANDSRDLLYKNGFVVIENSAIENLPGAGNTRVNDAYRDLKVADVPIFITSDSLLHLYHIQFDETLKRAESEEFYDELWKLDKALLEASIEDYDSASGREKEAARRNVAYFAVALRLLEPESYQIGKSRELSGEIALFNSQDAKKYSVEVPSFVKSDVEAELRLIEAREGGVSPIFKYVEDYSQYTPRGHYTRSEKLKNYFKAMMWHGRISMLLQPDMISAEDPEKEAKIQTIQALLISDHFVRDKDLRDRWDKIYEVTAFYVGFSDDLGPYEYAKALDTVFGGNRYGVGFDNESLAELKSELERYENPKIYGGTGKLIPTGSETEYETLDTTKGFRLMGQRYTPDSHILQTLSPPALNIMNLLGSERAKEHLKNLNISENEGYKNRHQSLENEFGAFDEEDWNKNLYWAQLYALKPLLVSYPEGYPTFMRTGAWEDKELNTALASWTELRHDTILYAKQAYFTGAFYNLEEKPVEGYVEPVPEFYARMLALTKMAHSGLAEMEVLDEQSDKDFIILENTLEKLLEISIKELENKELTDEEYEFIRNFAQNISPMLENVDIKSQMSTMVADVYTGPGGSVLEEGTGKLDLMVVAYKQLDGRIVLGAGPVMSYYEFWQPSGERLTDEEWREMLNNNPPERPEWISSFRG
- a CDS encoding winged helix-turn-helix domain-containing protein yields the protein MKSFEIYREMGDDVQAIYRSRLITEILLSLNESSRKLSQLREITGSTSQAIIPKLRKLEADHLIEAKEHEYYLTQTGKIVASRLADSFATVGTINKFKQFWSGHYLEGIPVFILKEIGCLYESEVLKDRGMKVLEVYNNQLKMIKEADHIHGISSVVTEGYADFISERVKEGISVELIVPPHIAGKLKQSPYLEKIDALKDYENFKLMVIGEDIKVGIIVTDKSFSLSLYKKDGVEYDITTGLFSLDPKAIEWGEWLFWYCKGKAEFTKR
- a CDS encoding Coenzyme F420 hydrogenase/dehydrogenase, beta subunit C-terminal domain — encoded protein: MGFTTLKADISAGAVGSPNGYTTLIVRTLVGQHLLESAVANGKLSTTDELNLGIIEKPGAKKLERKQK
- a CDS encoding zinc-dependent metalloprotease, which codes for MIANRKFGIGVLLAALLVSAVFVPAVSAAGNVGMNEEGSIGTPWFEKGDELNQLSGDERRSLAEQNETVKKMIEEDLKIKSVQIENLDDLENLPTNYPENIKKVITENFTSKYISQQSPTMQTTMTNTVNVWIVADEEYRDTFGSNWQTQAYNTIENADDAFYSDHSINFVVGKYSTWDSTDSTDNSSVLLAEAQSETGWNSNQQGMDMLAIFTDQSMDHRGRSESMNYNGGDAWIMKHQITSGWDWHLAQHEASHNYNCPDHGYAGPTCIMTYTFMMTTDNWCSGCDQTIEANRNHF
- a CDS encoding ABC transporter permease, giving the protein MNFSEIRIIWEDEILRGSKSRYVWLFGGIFTFLCFLAMHYSTYISFLFPNSGRVPYTLVSYLVILFIGPFMIMATSFDIVCSEIETGSIRYIISKVHRSSLIIGKFLFLFLVSVSISFGIALMSQIYQYSAGDAFQFGKIFLLWIFSSLYLGCFISIFIFISTLSTNNKISFAMSAVFLGILIFFFLQGSESYLKYITPYFYGIINLEFLKDFQVETGYLRVFESLLSMFLYISVFLSISLIAIKRRDL
- a CDS encoding Coenzyme F420 hydrogenase/dehydrogenase, beta subunit C-terminal domain, whose amino-acid sequence is MSAGAVGSPNGYTTLIVRTLVGQHLLESAVANGKLSTTDELNLGIIEKLGAKKLERKQK